The Paenibacillus sophorae genome has a segment encoding these proteins:
- a CDS encoding sugar transferase — translation MIVKQIEKDCYDEYAVATDITYLPIRSKQLWFYRYVKALLDIPMSLMCLIITIPIMLVAIIAIKLESHGPVFYMQERVGLNGMIFRVFKLRSMRIDSEKHGVQWATKNDSRVTKVGSFIRKTRIDEIPQFINVLKGDMNLIGPRPERPMFTAQFNEEIPGFIQRLQVKPGITGWAQVNGGYDITPKEKLDLDLYYIQNSSFSLDMKILLKTIKVVFTGEGAR, via the coding sequence ATGATAGTTAAACAAATAGAGAAAGACTGTTATGATGAGTATGCAGTTGCAACAGATATTACATATCTTCCGATTCGGAGCAAACAGCTTTGGTTTTATAGGTATGTCAAGGCCTTGCTTGACATACCTATGTCATTGATGTGCCTCATAATAACCATTCCAATTATGTTGGTAGCCATTATAGCAATAAAGTTAGAAAGTCATGGACCTGTGTTTTATATGCAAGAAAGAGTTGGTCTGAATGGAATGATCTTCAGAGTATTCAAACTTCGATCAATGAGAATAGATTCTGAGAAGCACGGTGTTCAATGGGCAACAAAAAATGATTCAAGGGTGACGAAGGTAGGATCTTTCATTCGGAAGACAAGAATTGATGAAATTCCTCAATTTATCAATGTACTCAAAGGAGATATGAATCTTATTGGTCCCAGGCCAGAACGTCCCATGTTTACTGCTCAATTCAATGAAGAAATTCCAGGATTCATTCAACGTTTGCAAGTAAAGCCAGGAATAACCGGATGGGCTCAAGTTAATGGCGGATATGATATTACACCAAAAGAGAAGCTGGATTTAGATCTGTATTATATTCAAAACTCATCATTCAGTTTGGATATGAAAATCCTGCTCAAAACGATAAAGGTTGTATTCACTGGAGAAGGGGCAAGATAA
- a CDS encoding glycosyltransferase, with protein sequence MKILHVAWLDNNKSNGVSVVVPNHIKYQSALVQVALLNTSNISLDIPEEEINYPIFSLGDCPQGNIGLLPSPFNDPDIVIFHGVYFYYYYKTMGFLLNMKIPYIVIPHGSLTSFAQEKKKWKKKIGNILVFNKFINNSRCIQFLTQEEKISSNWEGESFICGNGMSSRTCIVDKKKNSDFFHFTYIGRLALFQKGLDILLEACYSISDEMRGKKIKLNIYGPDDQGDKKKVLHLIEKYKIQDIVCLSNPVYGKEKEKILQNSDVFVLTSRFEGQPLSVIEALLMGIPVLLTPGTNIANEVVSNNCGWCAELSVKDVADKILEIFNLKKQIAQYSLNASKYAEKNYSWEEIAKKTVSGYKKLLR encoded by the coding sequence GTGAAAATTCTTCATGTTGCTTGGCTTGACAATAACAAATCTAATGGAGTTTCTGTTGTAGTTCCTAATCATATTAAATATCAGAGTGCTTTAGTTCAAGTAGCATTGCTTAATACTTCAAATATTTCTCTCGATATTCCTGAGGAAGAAATTAATTATCCAATTTTTTCGCTAGGGGATTGTCCTCAAGGAAATATTGGTTTACTGCCATCTCCATTTAATGATCCCGATATTGTAATTTTTCATGGTGTATATTTTTATTATTATTATAAAACGATGGGCTTTTTGCTTAATATGAAGATTCCATATATAGTTATACCTCATGGAAGTTTAACGAGTTTCGCTCAGGAAAAGAAAAAATGGAAGAAAAAAATAGGGAATATACTTGTCTTTAATAAATTTATTAATAACTCTAGATGTATTCAATTCCTAACACAAGAAGAAAAAATATCATCTAATTGGGAGGGAGAATCGTTCATCTGTGGCAATGGTATGTCTTCTCGCACTTGTATAGTCGATAAGAAAAAAAATTCAGACTTTTTTCACTTCACATATATAGGAAGATTAGCTCTTTTTCAGAAAGGACTGGATATCCTATTAGAAGCATGTTATTCCATTTCTGATGAAATGAGAGGCAAGAAAATAAAGTTAAATATATATGGTCCTGATGATCAAGGTGATAAGAAGAAGGTTTTACATCTAATAGAAAAATATAAAATACAAGATATTGTCTGCTTATCAAATCCCGTATATGGAAAAGAAAAAGAAAAAATACTTCAAAACTCAGATGTTTTTGTTTTAACTTCTCGCTTTGAAGGGCAACCACTTTCAGTTATAGAGGCACTACTCATGGGGATTCCAGTATTGTTAACGCCTGGAACCAATATTGCTAATGAAGTTGTTTCCAATAACTGTGGATGGTGTGCGGAACTCTCGGTAAAAGATGTCGCAGATAAAATCCTTGAGATATTTAATTTAAAAAAACAAATAGCTCAATATTCATTGAATGCATCCAAATACGCTGAAAAAAACTATTCTTGGGAGGAGATCGCCAAAAAAACGGTGAGCGGTTATAAAAAACTGTTGAGATAA
- a CDS encoding glycosyltransferase family 1 protein — MKTLRVLQVGMTPNPGGIESFIMNYYRNMDLNKIQFDFVNMYGDIAYQDEIIKLGGRIYKIPFFKKHPLKNYKEMQQLIKEQKYKIVHVNMLSAAYDLPLIAAEKNGANCIIAHSHNSFSPPGIIRKSMDLVNKSRMLKYATHLFACSEQAGKWMFKENKSKKPVHILNNAIDSTKFSYSPETRVEVRLKYNLHEKLVIGHVGRYQYQKNHTFLIDVFYEIYKRNSKAVLLLIGEGELKEKITEKVKSLGIENAVRFLGIRSDINDLMQAMDVFLFPSLFEGLGIAAIEAQAVGLPCFLSDSIPKEVNITGLVKYISLKSTAETWAITILESMDYFKRTDVSDRIAENGYDIKQMSCWLENFYLLHGSK, encoded by the coding sequence ATGAAAACCCTTAGAGTTTTACAAGTTGGAATGACACCAAATCCTGGTGGTATTGAAAGCTTTATTATGAACTATTATAGGAATATGGATCTTAATAAAATTCAGTTTGACTTTGTTAATATGTATGGAGATATTGCCTACCAAGACGAGATAATAAAACTTGGTGGAAGGATTTATAAGATTCCTTTTTTTAAAAAACATCCACTGAAAAATTATAAAGAAATGCAACAACTTATAAAAGAGCAAAAATACAAAATAGTACATGTAAATATGTTATCAGCCGCTTATGATTTACCGTTAATAGCTGCAGAGAAAAATGGGGCGAATTGTATAATAGCGCATTCACACAACTCTTTTTCACCCCCAGGAATTATTAGGAAGAGCATGGATTTGGTTAATAAATCAAGGATGCTAAAATATGCGACTCATCTTTTTGCTTGTTCAGAACAGGCTGGAAAATGGATGTTTAAAGAGAATAAGTCAAAAAAACCTGTACATATTCTAAATAATGCTATTGACTCAACTAAGTTTAGTTACAGTCCAGAAACAAGAGTTGAAGTTAGGTTGAAATATAACCTTCATGAAAAACTTGTAATTGGACATGTAGGGAGATATCAATACCAAAAAAACCATACTTTTCTCATAGATGTTTTCTATGAGATTTACAAAAGAAATTCAAAAGCAGTGTTATTACTTATTGGTGAGGGAGAACTTAAAGAAAAAATAACAGAAAAAGTTAAAAGTTTAGGGATTGAGAATGCAGTTAGATTCCTTGGGATTCGTTCAGATATAAATGATTTAATGCAGGCAATGGATGTTTTTTTGTTCCCCTCTCTCTTTGAAGGATTAGGTATTGCAGCTATAGAAGCACAGGCAGTAGGTTTACCCTGCTTTCTTTCGGATTCCATACCTAAAGAGGTTAATATCACCGGTTTAGTGAAATATATCAGTCTTAAAAGTACTGCTGAAACATGGGCTATTACTATTTTAGAGTCTATGGATTATTTTAAAAGAACTGATGTCTCAGATAGAATCGCTGAGAACGGGTATGATATTAAACAAATGAGTTGTTGGTTAGAGAACTTTTATTTATTGCACGGAAGCAAATAA
- the yihA gene encoding ribosome biogenesis GTP-binding protein YihA/YsxC: MKVTKAEFVISAVGPNQYPEDALPEIALAGRSNVGKSSLINRMISRKNLARTSSTPGKTQHMNYYRINDTMYYVDFPGYGYAKVSKVQRAAWGKMVEKYLAERETLKLVLLVVDLRHPPTADDRMMHEWLKHYDIPMCVVATKADKIPKTRLPRHIKIVKETLGILPGESFIPFSSELGLGRDELWALIESQIASGEQAEGLESDADN; the protein is encoded by the coding sequence ATGAAAGTAACCAAAGCCGAGTTTGTCATCAGCGCCGTCGGCCCGAATCAATACCCTGAAGACGCCTTGCCGGAGATTGCTCTGGCAGGGCGCTCCAATGTGGGGAAGTCGTCCCTGATCAACCGAATGATTAGCCGCAAAAATCTGGCCCGCACCAGTTCCACCCCGGGCAAGACGCAGCACATGAACTATTACCGCATTAATGATACGATGTATTATGTCGATTTTCCCGGTTACGGTTACGCCAAAGTATCCAAGGTCCAACGGGCGGCCTGGGGCAAGATGGTGGAGAAGTATTTGGCCGAACGCGAGACGCTTAAGCTGGTGCTACTCGTGGTTGACCTGCGCCACCCTCCAACCGCAGACGATAGGATGATGCACGAATGGCTGAAACACTATGACATCCCGATGTGCGTCGTCGCAACCAAAGCAGATAAAATTCCCAAGACCCGTCTGCCAAGGCATATCAAGATTGTGAAAGAAACGCTCGGGATTCTTCCCGGCGAAAGCTTTATTCCGTTCTCTTCGGAGCTCGGTCTCGGAAGAGACGAGCTGTGGGCGTTGATTGAAAGTCAGATAGCTTCCGGAGAACAAGCTGAAGGGCTGGAATCGGACGCGGATAACTAA
- a CDS encoding glycosyltransferase family 2 protein gives MMDNIISIIMPTYNCEKYVEEAIYSVLAQTYQNYELIVIDDGSTDKTVDKINILMKTDQRIKLYINEKNQGVAATRNKGVALASGIWIAFLDSDDRWKDEKLEKQFNHAYDTKGNFLFTGSSFIDENSEPYRGVLEVPEKVTYKELLKQNIISCSSVLIKKIYIEKYRMENDDTHEDFGSWLRILKEEEMFAYGLNQPLLVYRISKNSKSGNKLKSLKMSYKTYRYVGLDIMKSTYFMCWYVFRSIRKYRNIKKRFG, from the coding sequence ATGATGGATAATATAATTAGTATTATTATGCCAACTTATAATTGTGAAAAGTATGTGGAGGAGGCAATTTATTCTGTCCTGGCCCAAACTTATCAAAATTATGAGTTGATTGTAATTGATGATGGATCAACTGATAAAACTGTGGATAAGATAAACATTCTTATGAAAACTGACCAAAGAATTAAGTTGTATATAAATGAAAAAAATCAGGGTGTAGCAGCAACAAGAAATAAAGGAGTGGCTTTGGCTAGTGGTATCTGGATTGCTTTTCTTGATAGTGACGATCGCTGGAAAGATGAGAAACTTGAAAAGCAATTTAACCATGCTTATGATACAAAGGGCAACTTCCTATTTACGGGTTCTTCATTTATTGACGAGAATAGTGAGCCATACAGGGGAGTGCTTGAAGTCCCTGAAAAGGTCACATATAAAGAATTACTAAAACAAAATATTATATCTTGTTCATCAGTTCTAATAAAAAAAATATATATTGAAAAATATAGAATGGAAAATGACGATACACATGAAGATTTTGGTTCGTGGCTCCGAATTCTAAAAGAAGAGGAAATGTTTGCTTATGGATTAAATCAACCTTTACTAGTGTATAGAATTTCCAAAAATTCAAAATCTGGAAATAAACTTAAATCATTAAAAATGTCGTACAAGACTTATCGATATGTTGGGTTAGACATTATGAAATCCACTTACTTCATGTGCTGGTATGTATTTCGAAGTATTAGAAAGTACAGAAATATAAAGAAACGTTTTGGATAA
- a CDS encoding tyrosine-protein phosphatase: protein MLFLLCNNLKILIERADKNNMIDIHSHILPFADDGASGWEDALAMARDAHEDGIQTVIATPHHANGQYLNPADNIMDGVAKMNEKLCLEGIPLTVLPGQEIRVYANLLDDLERGVLLPLASSRYMLLEMPSSRVPSRMEELCHELIIQGYVPVIAHPERNAEIAAHPERLERLVGLGAVGQLTAQSLTGEFGGKLQKLSLELCRRNTIHVLASDAHNGDSRPFGLYRAYQMIDKQLGGEIAGYFRKNAQNIVSNIPIEQRIVESSGKKRHNFFGLFRKKD, encoded by the coding sequence TTGCTTTTTTTGTTGTGCAACAATCTAAAAATTTTAATAGAAAGGGCCGATAAGAATAATATGATAGATATCCATAGTCACATCCTGCCTTTTGCAGATGATGGCGCATCCGGTTGGGAAGATGCACTTGCCATGGCGCGGGATGCACATGAGGACGGTATTCAAACCGTGATCGCAACACCCCATCATGCCAACGGGCAATATTTGAATCCTGCGGACAACATCATGGATGGGGTAGCCAAAATGAATGAGAAGCTCTGTTTGGAGGGCATACCGCTGACAGTTCTTCCAGGCCAGGAAATTCGGGTTTACGCTAATCTGCTTGATGATCTGGAGAGGGGAGTGTTACTGCCATTAGCTTCCTCACGGTATATGTTGCTCGAAATGCCTTCATCTAGAGTGCCAAGTCGAATGGAAGAGCTATGCCATGAGCTGATCATTCAAGGTTATGTACCCGTTATTGCCCACCCGGAGCGTAATGCCGAGATAGCGGCTCATCCGGAGCGGCTTGAAAGGTTGGTAGGACTGGGAGCTGTTGGACAGTTGACGGCGCAGAGTCTGACGGGCGAATTCGGAGGCAAGCTGCAGAAGCTGTCATTAGAATTATGCCGCCGAAATACGATTCATGTATTGGCGTCTGATGCCCACAACGGAGATTCCAGGCCTTTTGGTCTATACCGTGCCTATCAGATGATTGACAAACAATTAGGGGGGGAGATTGCAGGTTATTTTCGCAAGAACGCGCAGAATATTGTCAGCAATATTCCGATAGAGCAGAGAATTGTTGAAAGCTCAGGAAAAAAACGTCATAATTTCTTCGGATTATTTCGAAAAAAAGACTAA
- a CDS encoding S-layer homology domain-containing protein, translated as MTLKKKLAVSTLAVSMAAASVAGLPLSGKGLAQQLGFVNVASAATTVTNADVKAKLIKLFANLQPADWSKLEAFYTEVNGLSQPKYEQIFAPILGKLQLNEPQTTTSYKLYQSATSVVYDVYQGDFAAIGRIQTNADYAKLLDDIAVKAKVDHLNTNDFVEFFFGTSGIEAELRTLLAGKTQSELNAIINDPSSSEAIFEQAYNNVLNPTTGTQKATTVSQAVYGLGITSTDVKSALYNLNVALPSAKPAEQVLAQAYIRAFGLGIADGTSGGNGGGFGGTTPPTTPSTDLSVFDASKLVTVINGKATVALVDADVIKAIQALAAAKAGTTLTLNLGTVNAATVEVSLSKAIIDAAKANGIVNIAITFNGVTITIPVSQFDAAVTLTVTKADPSVATSVTSLKLASDVYEFGLTVGGVSTTTFKQPITIKLPLKNTDGLDKELLSVTKIVYGNLQFQGGVLDGEFIVEPRDTFSSYVVVENKVSFNDIASVQTWAGRQIQVVAAKGAIEGVGAGKFFPKNNVTRAEFAKMLIRALNLENSTAVSSFGDVKKTDWFAQYVAVAAEKGIINGRSASKFDPNATITRAEMATMISRALKSVHNLKDGEASATALGAFSDAAKINPSLKEGVTFAASKGLIIGNAGKFNPNNTATRAEAAVIIYRTINFK; from the coding sequence GTGACATTGAAGAAGAAACTGGCCGTATCGACGCTTGCGGTAAGCATGGCTGCTGCATCCGTGGCGGGGCTTCCGCTTAGCGGCAAAGGATTGGCTCAACAATTGGGATTTGTTAACGTGGCTTCGGCTGCAACCACAGTAACTAATGCTGATGTGAAAGCGAAGCTTATTAAGCTTTTCGCTAACCTGCAACCCGCCGACTGGAGCAAGCTTGAAGCCTTCTACACTGAGGTTAACGGCCTTTCCCAGCCGAAATACGAGCAAATCTTTGCTCCGATTCTGGGTAAACTGCAGCTTAACGAGCCGCAAACGACAACTTCTTACAAGTTGTACCAAAGCGCTACTAGTGTGGTCTATGATGTTTACCAAGGTGATTTTGCCGCGATCGGCAGAATTCAGACGAATGCCGATTATGCGAAATTGCTTGATGATATTGCCGTAAAAGCCAAAGTGGATCATCTGAACACTAACGATTTCGTGGAGTTTTTCTTTGGAACCTCCGGCATTGAGGCTGAGCTCCGCACATTGCTGGCAGGCAAGACACAGAGCGAGCTGAATGCAATCATTAACGATCCTTCCTCTTCCGAAGCTATCTTCGAACAAGCCTATAACAATGTTCTAAACCCTACGACCGGTACCCAAAAGGCGACGACGGTAAGCCAGGCGGTTTATGGCCTTGGAATTACCTCGACAGATGTGAAATCTGCGCTCTATAACCTGAACGTTGCCCTTCCTTCCGCAAAACCGGCGGAACAAGTGCTCGCACAGGCTTATATCCGTGCATTTGGGCTCGGCATTGCTGACGGTACCAGCGGCGGAAACGGAGGCGGTTTCGGTGGAACAACCCCTCCTACTACACCATCTACCGATCTGAGCGTATTCGATGCCTCCAAGCTCGTTACCGTGATTAACGGCAAAGCGACAGTGGCTCTGGTTGACGCCGATGTGATCAAAGCGATCCAGGCGCTTGCCGCAGCCAAGGCGGGAACCACACTGACCCTGAACCTGGGTACGGTGAATGCAGCAACGGTAGAAGTTTCGCTCTCCAAAGCGATTATCGATGCGGCCAAAGCAAACGGCATTGTTAATATCGCGATTACCTTTAACGGCGTGACCATAACGATCCCGGTATCCCAGTTTGACGCAGCCGTGACACTGACCGTTACGAAAGCCGATCCTTCTGTGGCAACTTCCGTCACTTCGCTGAAGCTGGCATCCGATGTATATGAATTCGGCCTGACGGTTGGCGGCGTGTCCACAACAACATTCAAACAACCGATTACGATCAAGCTCCCGCTTAAAAATACTGACGGGCTGGATAAAGAACTGCTGTCCGTAACGAAGATTGTATACGGAAATCTCCAGTTCCAAGGCGGAGTACTTGACGGTGAGTTTATCGTTGAGCCTCGCGATACCTTCTCTTCCTACGTGGTTGTAGAGAACAAAGTATCCTTCAACGACATCGCTAGCGTACAAACGTGGGCGGGAAGACAAATTCAGGTTGTAGCGGCAAAAGGCGCGATTGAAGGTGTAGGCGCCGGCAAATTCTTCCCTAAGAATAACGTTACCCGCGCCGAGTTCGCGAAGATGCTCATCCGTGCGCTGAACTTGGAGAATAGCACGGCTGTAAGCAGCTTCGGCGACGTGAAGAAGACCGACTGGTTCGCGCAATATGTTGCAGTAGCGGCCGAGAAAGGAATCATTAACGGACGCAGTGCTTCCAAATTCGATCCGAACGCTACGATTACCCGCGCCGAAATGGCAACAATGATTTCCCGGGCACTCAAATCGGTTCACAATCTGAAGGACGGCGAAGCTTCCGCAACGGCACTCGGCGCCTTCTCCGACGCTGCTAAGATCAATCCTTCGCTTAAAGAGGGTGTTACCTTTGCAGCCAGCAAAGGCCTGATCATCGGCAATGCCGGCAAATTCAACCCAAATAACACAGCTACTCGGGCGGAAGCGGCAGTCATCATTTACCGTACAATCAACTTCAAATAA
- a CDS encoding copper amine oxidase N-terminal domain-containing protein: MSRLRYSVALLWLALLISIAPLQVAAASTVIKAQALQVTMSFDGVRMQPPAGQYVFIYNNSTYVPLRFITYALKKSVSWDAKNVKVTVAEPDSREMTTIKEYLLNASNRETTTNASKTIALTKVNASYAFKGSVKKIPQGLSSYLQNGTLYVPLRFLSESTGTTINWNQKAKTITALSDAYRLQQLESSQGKEDDSYHTIPSDQTASEQKQTTQPSEALGGTTANKPSYEEITGETEDKLTALQSQAKSVMISLAAEYLNAKDNETKAKILSKGEQQLNSFTSSFNSIVSSAESRLKAYGYDTAIIDEYRSEFESQVQSGLALVRGMEG; encoded by the coding sequence ATGAGCAGACTAAGATACTCCGTTGCTTTACTGTGGCTGGCGTTACTGATTAGCATTGCTCCTCTACAGGTCGCGGCTGCTTCCACCGTCATTAAGGCGCAGGCCCTGCAGGTAACGATGTCGTTTGATGGGGTCAGAATGCAGCCTCCTGCCGGACAATATGTTTTTATCTACAACAATTCCACGTATGTTCCGCTCCGCTTCATCACCTATGCGCTGAAGAAAAGCGTTAGCTGGGATGCCAAGAATGTGAAAGTTACGGTTGCCGAACCCGACAGCCGGGAGATGACTACGATTAAAGAGTATTTGCTGAATGCATCCAATCGGGAAACAACTACTAACGCCTCCAAGACGATTGCTTTGACCAAGGTGAATGCAAGCTACGCATTTAAGGGGTCGGTTAAGAAAATCCCTCAGGGTCTTTCCAGTTATCTGCAGAACGGCACTTTGTACGTCCCACTTCGCTTTCTGTCGGAATCTACGGGAACAACCATAAATTGGAATCAGAAGGCCAAGACAATCACGGCATTATCCGATGCATATCGGTTACAGCAGCTTGAGTCATCTCAAGGAAAAGAAGATGATTCATATCACACAATTCCGTCAGATCAAACGGCTTCCGAACAGAAACAGACTACCCAGCCTTCAGAAGCTCTAGGCGGTACTACCGCGAACAAACCTTCTTACGAAGAGATAACCGGTGAAACGGAAGACAAGTTGACTGCACTGCAATCTCAGGCGAAATCTGTAATGATAAGCCTGGCGGCGGAATACCTAAATGCCAAGGATAATGAGACAAAGGCTAAAATATTGTCCAAGGGTGAGCAGCAGCTGAATTCTTTTACTTCATCGTTCAATAGTATAGTTTCCTCAGCGGAATCCAGGCTAAAAGCGTACGGTTATGATACGGCAATTATCGACGAATATCGCAGCGAATTTGAATCCCAGGTCCAAAGCGGGCTTGCGCTCGTTAGGGGTATGGAAGGATAA
- a CDS encoding CpsD/CapB family tyrosine-protein kinase has protein sequence MSQLQNKQRHLITVTNPRSTVSEAFRALRTNIDFSSIDEKIQVIMVTSSGPEEGKSTVTGNLAVAYAQADKKVVLIDADLRKPTGHRTFSLSNRFGLSSLLSQQANLDEVIQVSGVPNLSIITSGPIPPNPAEMIASNRMSATLQELRQRFDIILIDTPPLLAVTDAQIMSSKSDGVIMVVSYGKVKRDIAVKAKASLDRVGARMLGVVMNNVKRKASEGSYYYYYGN, from the coding sequence ATGTCACAGTTGCAAAATAAACAACGTCATCTGATCACCGTCACCAATCCGCGCTCAACAGTTTCGGAAGCATTCCGCGCCCTGCGCACAAATATTGATTTCTCCTCTATAGACGAGAAAATTCAGGTCATTATGGTTACATCCTCGGGTCCGGAAGAGGGGAAGTCGACAGTTACGGGCAATCTTGCTGTTGCTTACGCTCAGGCTGACAAGAAGGTTGTGCTGATCGATGCGGATCTCCGCAAACCGACGGGGCACCGCACCTTTTCGCTCAGTAACCGGTTCGGCTTGTCTTCGTTGCTGTCCCAGCAGGCGAATCTGGATGAAGTCATTCAGGTTTCGGGAGTTCCAAATTTGTCGATCATTACATCGGGTCCGATACCGCCCAATCCTGCCGAAATGATTGCATCCAACCGGATGAGCGCAACCCTGCAAGAGCTAAGACAACGTTTCGATATTATCCTTATAGACACCCCGCCGCTGCTCGCCGTCACGGACGCTCAAATTATGTCTTCCAAGAGTGACGGGGTCATCATGGTGGTCAGTTACGGAAAAGTTAAACGCGATATTGCAGTTAAGGCCAAAGCAAGCCTAGACCGGGTCGGAGCCCGGATGCTCGGCGTGGTCATGAACAATGTGAAGCGCAAAGCCAGTGAAGGCTCCTATTACTATTATTACGGCAATTAA
- a CDS encoding YveK family protein: protein MLSQELDLRDYFRIIRKRLWLIVGIVIIACGIAGIYSVYIKNPVYEASTKIIVNQTPNQTASAQLDLNQINTNIQLINTYKEIIKTPAILDMVVSQYPKFNLTTDELMQKVNVSSVNNTQVMTLSVRDNSYQQAAEIVNAISLIFKQEIPNLFSVQNVSILNEAKVNPPQAPEPVAPNVLLNLAIAFVVSLMIGLGIAFLLEYLDDTLKTEAEIEQILGLPTLAMITRVGPEEAKAGEQVAALQSRKTGELEHVTVAK from the coding sequence GTGTTATCACAAGAATTGGATCTGCGCGACTATTTTCGGATTATCCGGAAAAGGTTGTGGCTGATCGTCGGAATTGTCATCATAGCGTGCGGAATTGCCGGAATATACAGCGTATATATCAAAAACCCAGTATATGAGGCTTCAACCAAGATTATTGTCAATCAGACACCTAACCAAACGGCGTCAGCTCAACTGGATCTTAATCAAATCAACACGAATATCCAATTGATTAACACGTATAAGGAAATCATTAAGACTCCGGCTATTTTAGATATGGTGGTCAGCCAGTATCCAAAATTCAACCTGACGACTGATGAGCTGATGCAAAAAGTTAATGTCAGTTCCGTTAACAACACACAGGTCATGACGCTGAGCGTTCGTGATAATTCTTATCAACAAGCTGCGGAAATCGTTAATGCCATCTCGCTTATTTTCAAGCAGGAAATTCCAAATCTGTTCAGTGTGCAGAATGTGTCCATCCTTAACGAAGCAAAAGTCAATCCGCCGCAAGCTCCTGAACCGGTAGCACCCAATGTACTGCTGAACCTTGCTATCGCTTTTGTAGTATCTCTGATGATTGGCCTGGGGATTGCCTTCCTGTTGGAATATCTGGATGATACCTTAAAGACTGAAGCAGAAATCGAGCAAATACTTGGGCTGCCAACTTTGGCCATGATCACGAGAGTCGGGCCGGAGGAAGCGAAAGCCGGAGAACAGGTCGCCGCTTTGCAATCCAGAAAGACGGGAGAGCTTGAACATGTCACAGTTGCAAAATAA